A stretch of the Tannerella serpentiformis genome encodes the following:
- the spt gene encoding serine palmitoyltransferase, giving the protein MNLLREKLAKYDAPQRAKAAGIYPYFREIQSDQDTEVVIDGKKVLMFGSNAYLGLTNHPKVKEAAIEAIRKYGTGCAGSRFLNGTLDIHVALEKRLAAFVGKEDAISFSTGFQVNEGVISCITGREDYIIWDELNHASIIEGIRLSYSRKLKYKHNDMASLERQLQKCEPDKVKLIVMDGVFSMEGDIANLPEIIRLAKQYNANVMVDEAHGIGVLGQCGRGTCDHFGVTSDVDLIMGTFSKSLASLGGFIASDRDTINYLRHHARTYIFSASCTPASVAAANAALDIMLTEPEHMERLWELTHYALDGFRQMGCEIGHTSTPIIPLFIRDNDLTFLIVKELFEAGVFVNPVVSPAVASQDTLIRFSLMATHTRAQLDYALEAIRKIFKQHALIP; this is encoded by the coding sequence ATGAACTTATTGAGAGAGAAGCTGGCGAAATACGACGCCCCACAGCGAGCTAAGGCCGCCGGCATTTACCCCTACTTCCGCGAGATCCAAAGCGATCAGGATACGGAAGTCGTCATCGACGGAAAAAAGGTGCTGATGTTCGGCTCGAACGCCTACTTAGGCCTCACCAACCACCCGAAAGTGAAAGAAGCCGCCATCGAAGCCATACGTAAATACGGCACGGGATGCGCCGGTTCACGCTTTCTGAACGGTACGCTGGATATTCATGTGGCCCTTGAGAAACGCCTGGCCGCCTTCGTCGGTAAAGAGGACGCCATCTCCTTCTCCACAGGTTTTCAGGTGAACGAAGGAGTGATCTCCTGCATCACAGGCCGCGAGGATTACATCATTTGGGACGAGCTTAACCATGCCTCCATCATCGAAGGCATCCGCCTTTCCTATTCCCGCAAACTGAAATACAAGCATAATGATATGGCCTCCCTCGAACGCCAGCTCCAGAAATGCGAGCCGGACAAGGTGAAGCTCATCGTTATGGACGGCGTCTTCAGCATGGAGGGCGACATCGCCAACCTGCCCGAGATCATCCGTCTGGCCAAGCAATACAACGCCAATGTGATGGTCGATGAGGCCCACGGTATCGGCGTTTTGGGCCAGTGTGGACGCGGCACATGCGACCATTTCGGCGTGACGTCCGACGTGGATCTGATCATGGGCACCTTCAGCAAATCACTCGCCTCCCTCGGCGGATTCATCGCTTCCGATCGCGACACGATCAACTACCTGCGCCATCATGCGCGTACCTATATATTCAGTGCCAGCTGTACCCCCGCCTCCGTCGCTGCTGCAAACGCCGCCCTCGACATCATGCTCACCGAGCCCGAACACATGGAGCGCCTCTGGGAGTTGACACATTACGCCCTCGACGGATTCCGTCAAATGGGCTGCGAGATCGGACACACCTCCACACCGATCATCCCCCTTTTCATCCGCGACAACGACCTCACCTTCCTCATCGTTAAGGAGCTCTTCGAAGCCGGCGTCTTCGTTAACCCCGTCGTATCGCCAGCCGTAGCGTCGCAAGACACCCTGATTCGCTTCTCCCTTATGGCCACCCACACCCGGGCGCAGTTAGACTATGCCTTGGAGGCCATTCGGAAAATATTCAAGCAGCACGCACTGATCCCCTAA
- the ricT gene encoding PSP1 domain-containing protein: protein MNFVQNTERGCLECKGCCETSGSKLSVHDWLCDIPEEEYATAYVEVQFKNTRKEYFLNEDHIPLEKGDIVAVEASPGHDIGMVTLTGRLVLFQLWKHSTRHSTINKKIYRIARPYDLERWEEAKAREHETMIRSRQIAAELGLDMKIGDVEFQGDGNKAIFYYIAEGRVDFRQLIRVLADNFHVRIEMKQIGVRQEAGRIGGIGPCGRELCCASWMSHFTSVSTEAARLQDISMNPQKLAGQCGKLKCCINYEADMYVDARKGMPSRKIVLETKDNAYYYFKTDLFKREITYSTDKTIAKDLVTLTARQAFDVINMNQKGIKPDTLLPESKETQTKKSDSHDILDDNVSRFDSTRKKRKKKRTAAPADGRPKAAAEGRPKRSPKPSADGAPQAATKASAPKSPRRERKGNNPQPTPTDGPSPQ from the coding sequence ATGAATTTCGTACAGAACACAGAAAGAGGCTGTCTGGAATGTAAAGGATGCTGTGAAACGTCAGGAAGCAAACTCTCCGTCCACGACTGGCTGTGTGACATCCCCGAGGAGGAGTATGCCACGGCCTATGTGGAGGTGCAATTCAAGAATACGCGCAAGGAATACTTCCTAAACGAAGACCATATCCCACTCGAAAAAGGCGACATAGTGGCCGTCGAGGCCAGTCCGGGGCACGACATTGGCATGGTTACATTGACCGGCCGACTTGTCCTCTTTCAATTATGGAAACACAGCACCCGGCACAGCACAATCAACAAAAAGATCTATCGCATCGCCCGCCCCTACGATTTAGAGCGCTGGGAAGAAGCCAAGGCGCGAGAACATGAGACCATGATCCGCTCCCGACAGATCGCCGCCGAACTGGGGCTGGATATGAAGATCGGCGATGTGGAGTTTCAGGGCGACGGCAACAAGGCCATCTTCTACTACATCGCAGAGGGACGTGTCGATTTTCGCCAACTGATTCGTGTCTTGGCCGATAACTTTCATGTGCGTATTGAAATGAAGCAGATCGGTGTCCGACAAGAAGCCGGACGCATCGGCGGTATCGGCCCCTGCGGACGCGAACTCTGCTGCGCGTCGTGGATGTCGCACTTCACCTCCGTCTCCACCGAGGCCGCACGCCTACAGGATATTTCGATGAACCCTCAGAAGTTGGCCGGGCAGTGTGGGAAACTCAAATGCTGCATCAATTACGAGGCCGACATGTACGTCGACGCCCGCAAGGGTATGCCCTCGCGTAAGATCGTGCTGGAGACGAAGGACAACGCCTACTATTACTTCAAAACGGACCTCTTCAAGCGCGAAATCACCTACTCGACGGATAAGACGATCGCCAAAGACCTCGTGACCCTCACCGCCAGACAAGCCTTCGACGTCATTAACATGAATCAAAAAGGCATTAAGCCCGACACCCTACTGCCCGAATCGAAAGAGACGCAGACGAAGAAGTCGGACTCGCACGACATTCTGGATGACAATGTAAGCCGCTTCGATAGCACCCGTAAGAAGAGGAAGAAGAAACGCACCGCGGCTCCAGCTGACGGACGCCCAAAGGCCGCTGCGGAAGGACGGCCCAAACGCTCCCCAAAACCGTCAGCAGACGGCGCTCCACAAGCCGCCACTAAAGCGTCCGCCCCCAAGTCCCCGCGCCGTGAGCGAAAAGGCAACAACCCCCAACCGACTCCCACCGATGGTCCGTCGCCGCAGTAA
- the gldH gene encoding gliding motility lipoprotein GldH yields the protein MVRRRSNRLHSVVRALLPTALVLLLLAACTDTARYDHYQSVEKPWTKDHIYYFTYDIDDNTVPYDLALEIRNNDLYPYQNLWLLCSEEPPVGPMTHDTIECMLADDYGAWHGAGIAIHHLSVPLRSRYRFPHKGQYTLGIRQGMRDEQLNGIEAIGLRIEASR from the coding sequence ATGGTCCGTCGCCGCAGTAACCGATTGCACAGCGTGGTTCGCGCCCTCCTTCCCACGGCCCTGGTGCTGCTGCTCCTTGCTGCCTGCACCGACACGGCCCGCTACGACCACTATCAGTCCGTCGAGAAGCCCTGGACGAAGGATCACATCTACTACTTCACGTACGATATCGACGACAACACCGTGCCCTACGACCTCGCCCTCGAGATCCGTAACAACGACCTCTATCCCTACCAAAACCTCTGGCTCCTTTGCAGCGAAGAGCCCCCCGTCGGCCCCATGACGCACGACACCATTGAGTGTATGCTGGCCGACGACTATGGTGCTTGGCACGGCGCTGGAATCGCCATCCATCACCTCAGTGTCCCCCTCCGCTCGCGTTACCGCTTCCCTCACAAGGGGCAGTACACCTTAGGGATCCGTCAGGGTATGCGCGACGAACAGCTGAATGGTATCGAGGCCATCGGCCTGCGTATCGAAGCCTCGCGCTGA